From a single Okeanomitos corallinicola TIOX110 genomic region:
- the ndhI gene encoding NAD(P)H-quinone oxidoreductase subunit I: MLKFLKQVGDYAKEAVQSARYIGQGLSVTFDHMQRRPITVQYPYEKLIPGERFRGRIHYEFDKCIACEVCVRVCPINLPVVDWEMDKATKKKKLKHYSIDFGVCIFCGNCVEFCPTNCLSMTEEYELSTYDRHELNYDSVALGRLPYKVTNDPMVTPLREFVYLPAGVTEPHGVPADAPRAGSRPEDLVESGNGNG; encoded by the coding sequence ATGCTAAAGTTCCTCAAACAAGTTGGTGATTACGCCAAAGAAGCAGTACAATCAGCCCGCTACATTGGACAAGGTCTATCTGTCACCTTTGACCACATGCAGCGTCGTCCCATAACCGTACAATATCCTTACGAAAAACTGATTCCTGGGGAACGGTTTCGGGGAAGAATTCACTACGAATTTGACAAGTGTATAGCTTGTGAAGTTTGTGTACGTGTTTGTCCTATTAACCTCCCTGTAGTTGATTGGGAAATGGACAAAGCCACCAAGAAGAAAAAACTCAAACACTACAGTATTGATTTCGGAGTTTGTATTTTCTGTGGTAACTGCGTAGAATTCTGTCCAACTAACTGTCTATCCATGACAGAAGAATACGAACTTTCTACCTACGATCGCCATGAACTAAACTACGATAGCGTAGCTCTAGGCAGATTACCTTACAAAGTCACAAACGATCCAATGGTGACACCACTGCGCGAATTTGTTTATCTACCAGCAGGTGTAACAGAACCCCATGGAGTTCCCGCAGACGCTCCCCGTGCTGGTTCTCGTCCAGAAGACTTAGTAGAAAGTGGTAATGGTAATGGGTAA